From the Streptomyces sp. Sge12 genome, the window GGCCCGCGGCGTGAAGGCCGTGACCTTCTCCGAGATCCCCACCTACCTCGGGCTGCCCTCGATCCACTCCGGCTACTGGGACCCCTTCTTCGCGGTCTGCCAGGAGACCGGCACGGTGGTCAACATGCACATCGGCTCCAGCTCCCAGATGCCCGCCGCGTCCCCCGACGCCCCGCCCGCCGTCCAGGCCTCGCTCAGCTTCAACAACGCGATGGCCTCGATGATGGACTTCCTCTTCAGCGGCGTCCTGGTGAAGTTCCCGACCCTGAAGCTCGCCTACAGCGAGGGCCAGATGGGCTGGATCCCCTACGCCCTGGAGCGCGCCGACGACGTCTGGGAGGAGCACCGGGCCTGGGGCGGGGTCCGCGACCTGATCCCCGAGCCGCCGTCCACGTACTACTACCGGCAGATGTTCTGCTGCTTCTTCCGCGACAAGCACGGGATCGCCTCGCTCGACGTCGTCGGACGCGACAACGCCACCTTCGAGACCGACTACCCCCACGTGGACTCGACCTTCCCGCACACCAAGGAGGTAGCCCTCGACCACGTGAAGGGGCTGGACGACGAGACGGTCTACAAGCTGATGCGCGGCAATGCCATCCGCATGCTCGGCCTCGATCTGGACCGCTGATGGACCTGACCTACACCGAGGAGGAGCAGGACTTCCGGGCCCGGCTGCGCGGCTGGCTCGCCAAGGTGCTCCCCGAGCTGCCCGCCAAGCCGTCCCCCGACGACTGGCCGGGCCGGCGCGCCTACGACCTCGGCTGGCAGCGCAGGCTCCACGAGGCCGGGTACGCGGGCCTGCACTGGCCGGTGGACGCGGGCGGCCGCGGGGCCACCCCGACCCAGCACCTGATCTTCCTGGAGGAGACCGAGCGCGCCGGGGCCCCGTACGTCGGCGCGAACTTCGTCGGGCTGCTGCACGCCGGTCCGACGATCGCCGCCGAGGGCACGGCCGAGCAGCGGGCGCGCTGGCTGCCGCCCGTCCTGCGGGGCGACGAGGTGTGGTGCCAGGGCTTCAGCGAGCCGGGCGCCGGTTCCGACCTGGCCTCCCTGCGCACCCGGGCCGTGCGGGACGGCGACGACTACGTGATCACCGGGTCGAAGATCTGGACCTCGCACGCGGAGGTCGCCGACTGGTGCGAGCTGCTGGTGCGGACGCGGCCCGTCGGCGCCGAGGTCCCCAAGCACCGGGGGATCTCCTGGCTGGCCATGCCGATGGACGCGCCGGGGGTGACCGTACGGCCGCTGCGCACGCTCGCCGGATCGGCGGAGTTCGCGGAGATGTTCCTCGACGAGGTGCGGGTGCCGGTCGCCAACAGGGTCGGCGCGGAGAACGACGGCTGGCGCGTCACCATGGTCACGCTGTCCTTCGAGCGCGGCACCGCCTTCGTCGGCGAGGTCGTCGCCTGCCGCCGGACCCTGGGGGAACTGGCCCGGGCGGCGAAGGCCAACGGCCGGTGGGACGACCCGGTGCTGCGGCGCAGGCTGGGCCGGCTGTACGGGGAGTTCGGCGCGCTGTGGCGGCTCACCCAGTGGAACGTCAGCGAGGCCGGCCGGTCGGCGGGCGGCGTCCCCGGCATCGGGGGTTCCGTCTTCAAGCTCGCCTACTCGCACGCGCGCCAGGAGCTGTACGACACGGCGGCCGAGGTGCTCGGGGCCGCGTCGCTGTCCCTGGACGAGGAATGGGTGCTGGACCGGCTCTCGTCCCTCTCGTACACGATCGCCGCGGGCACCTCGCAGATCCAGCAGAACATCGTCGCCGAGCGGATCCTCGGCCTCCCGAAGGGCCGGTGAGGGGCATGGACTTCCAGCCGACCGAGGACCAGCAGCACCTGCGGGCGGGCGTACGGGACCTGCTGGCGGGGCGGTACGGGCGCGAGGCGCTACGGGCGTCGGTCGACGCCGCGGCGGGCGGGGGCGCCGGCGCGGCGGCCGGTGTGGACCGCGCGCTGTGGCGGGAGCTGGGCGGGGCGGGCTTCTTCGCGCTGCGCCTGCCGGAGTCCGAGGGCGGTGTGGGCCTCGGGCTGCCCGAGGCGGTCCTGGTCTTCGAGGAGGCCGGGCGGGCGCTGGTGCCGGGGCCCCTGGTGGCCACGCACCTGGCCGCGGGGGTGGTCCCGGGAGCCGCGGACGGAACGGCGGTGGTGACCGCCTTCGACCTGGACGGGCCGCTGGTGGCCCACCTCGGGGACGCGGACGCGGTGCTGGGGGCGGCCGCGGTGCCCGCCGGCGAGCCGGTGCGTTCGGTGGACCCGCTGACACCGCTGCACCGGGTCGCGGCGGCCGGCGACGTCTCGGCGTACCGCGCGACGGGCGCGCTGCTGACGGCCGCACTGCAGCTCGGGAGCGCGCTGCGGACGGTGGAGCTGGCGGTGCGGTACGCCGGCGAGCGCGAGCAGTTCGGGCAGCCGATCGGGGCGTTCCAGGCGGTCAAGCACCTGTGCGCGCGGATGCTGGTCCGGGCGGAGGTGGCCCGTACGGCGGTGTACGCGGCGGCGGTGACGGGGGGCCCGGGCGAGGTGGCGGCGGCCAAGCTGCTGGCGGACGAGGCGGCCGTACAGGGCGCCCGGGACTGCCTCCAGGTGCACGGCGGGATGGGCTTCACCTGGGAGGCGGACGTGCACCTGCACCTGAAGCGGGCCTGGGTGCGGGCCGAGCAGTGGCGGACGGCGGCGCAGGCACAGGAGCTCCTCGCCGAAGAACTCCTCGCCGAAGCGCTGCTCGCCGAGGAGCTGCCGGCTACGGCCTAGAGGGGCGTCGCGCACGGTGAGGTGCGGGCACGGGCGGGACGGCGCGGGACGCATGTCTGATTACAGAGAGTTGATATCGGTTTGTGTCCTTCGCCCGACTCATTGCGGCCCGGATGCGGGCGCCTGCTCCGGTACGCTCCCACGAATGCGAGCGGTTGAGCGGCGCGAGCGTCGCACAGTATGCACCACGCCCCCTCCTTCGCGCGGGAATATGCCCGAAGCGCTTGTCGTGGTGACTGTACGTCAACCATGCTGCTACGGAAGGGGATCACACTGGGTGATCCCGTCCTGTCGCGAGGCGAAGTGTCCGCCGGTTCGGATGGTGTGAGCGGTGCAGGTGCTTCAGGTTCAGCTGGAGGTCGGAGCGGATCCCGCCGAGGTCGGCCGGGCCCGCCGATGGGCCCGCTCCCGGTTGGCGGGGTCGGGCATAGGGGACGACGAGCCGCTCGCCGAGACGCTGATCCTGCTGATCTCCGAGCTGGTCACGAACGCGGTCGTGCACACGGGCTGTCCGGCCGTGCTGCGGATGCTGTTCGGGGGGCCGGGGGTGCGGGTCGAGGTGGCCGACGCGAGCGACCGGGCGCCGAACCGCCGGCAGGCGTGCGGCGAGGACACCGGAGGGCGCGGCCTGGAGCTGGTCGACGGCCTGGCGGACCGCTGGGGCTGGCAGCGCGAGGGCGCGGGCAAGCGGATCTGGTGCGAGATCGACCGCGCGGAGAAATCCACCTCGGACTGTGCCTCGGAGCGCCCCTCGGACGGTCCGTCGGAAATTCACACCCCGCCGCGGGAACCGCGCGTGTACCTCTAACGAGGTGTTGACGGTTCGTCACATCTTGATCACCCTGGTGTGGAGCGATTCGACGCGAGGGGACGCCAAGGACAGGCCTTGACGAGTGCGGGTCGTGGGGTGGCGGCTGCCGTGCCGCGCTCGGGGCGTGCATGCGCGTCGCCGCCACCCGCAGAACCTGCCGGGCCTCCTCCTGGGGGAGGAGGCCGGACCGGGCCGCGGGTCCCGGGAGCCGGGGGAGAGCGGGACCCGCGCCCTCGTGCGCGTGGCCGATGTGCCGTGCCGGGGCCGGTTCCTAGCCTCGGGGCATGCGATCACACGAAGCGGCCGACGCGTCGCCCACCGCCGCCCGAACCCTCGGCACCGCCGAGCGAACCCTCGGCCCCGCCGCCCGCCGCGCGTCCTGCGTGGGCCTCGTCCTCGCCGCCTGCCTCGCCACCACCCCCGCCCTGGCCGGCGCCGCCGGGGCCGCGTCCGCCGGGGCCGCGTCCGCCGGGGCCGCCGGGGCCGGGCTCGACCGGTACTACCAGCAGCGGCCGAGCTGGGGCAGCTGCGTCACGGGCCCCGACGACGCCACGGGCCGCGAACTGGACCGGGCCGGTGTGCAGTGCGCGGACGTGACCGTGCCGCTGGACTACGCCGCCCCCCGCGGCCGCACGATCACCGTGGCGATATCCCGGCTCAAGGCCACCGACACCCGCCACCGCATCGGCGCGATCCTGCTGAACACCGGCGGCCCCGGCGGCCCCGGCCGGGCCTACCCGCCGACGGCCCGCGCGGCGATGAAGGAGGTCGGGGCCCGCTTCGACGTCGTCGGCTTCGACCCGCGCTTCGTCGGGCGCAGCACCCCGCTGGACTGCGGCTGGCCCCTCGGGATGACCTGGCTGTCGGCCGGCGCCGACCGGGCGGGCTTCGACCGGCAGGTCGCCCTGCAGAAGGGCCTGGCCGACAAGTGCCGGGCCACCGCTGCCTCCGTGCTCCCGCACATCAGCACCCGCAACACCGCCCGCGACATGGACGTCATCCGCGGCGCGCTCGGCGAGCGGAAGATCTCCTACCTGGGCTACTCCTACGGCACCTACCTGGGCACCGTCTACACCCAGATGTTCCCCGGCCGCCACGACCGGGTGGTGCTCGACGGGGCGATCAACCCGGGCGACTACCGCCCCCGGCTGCTGGAGGGCGCGGAGCGCGAGAACGAGAAGGCGCTGTCCGACTGGGCGGGCTGGGCGGCGGAGCGCCACGCCACCTACGGCCTCGGCCGCACCCGAGCCGAGGTGCTCGCCTCCGTCGACCGCGTCGTCGCGGCAGCCGCGCGCGGCCCGCTGACGATCGGTTCGGGCGCCGATGCCTTCCGGATCGACGACAGCCAGGTGCCGCTCCTGCTGTTCTCGGGGATCGCGGACGACACCGAGCCCGCGCGGGCGTCGTTCGGCGAGCTGCTGTCCGTACTGGTCGCGGCCGCCGAAGGGGCGCCCACCACACTGCCCGCCGGGTTCGCCGCGGAGCTGCGGTACGCGCTGCGCGGGGAGGGCGAGCCCACGGGCGTGCAGTCCGCGATCATCTGCGGGGACGTGGCCGCCGGGCGCGATCCCGAGCAGTACTGGCGGGACATCGAGCGCAGCCGCGCCGCGCACCCCCTGTTCGGCCCGCTGACCCACAACATCAACCCGTGCGCCTTCTGGGACCGGCCGCGCGAGGAACCCACCCGGGTGAAGCGCGATGCCTCCGCGCTGATCGTGGCCGCGACCGGCGATCCGCGCACCACGTACAAGAGCAGCGTCGAGCTGCGCCGGCTGCTGCCGAGCTCCAGGCTGATCACCCTGGAGGGAGCGAACCGGCATGCCCTCTACGGGACTTACGGCAACGCCTGCGTGGACGACCAGGTCAACAGGTACCTGGCCACGGGCCGACTGCCGGCGAAGGACCGGACCTGTGTGCAGGAGAGCGACTGAGGCCGGCGCGGGTCACAGCACCGCGAGGAGGTCGTCGAGCGGGGCCGGTACCTCTTCGGGGGCGAGGGCCTCGGCGAGGAGGCGGCCGTAGCGGATCTTGCGGCCCTTCGTCGTGCCCAGGAAGCGCCGCAGCTGCCGCTGCCGGGGCCGGTCGCGCTGGGCGGGCTGGCGTACGAAGGTCTGCCAGGAGCGGAGCTCGCCCTCGGTGCGCAGGATGTCCTCGATCCGTGTGGTGCCCAGGGCGCGGATCAGTTCGTCCTCCAGGTCCGCCACGCACACGAAGAAGCCCTCGCGGGGCGCCCCGGCCCGGTCCAGGGCGCGGTCGTAGAAGGGCTGTTCGTTCTCGTCGCACAGTCCCGTCAGGCGCAGGCCGAGGCCGGGCGGCCCGAGGAGGCCGGTGTAGCGGGCGACGCTCATGGCGCCGCCCATCGATACGACGCACACTCCCTCGGCGGCGAGGTCGCGGCCGCGGCGTGCGGCGAGCGCCTCGACGGCCGCGAGGTCGCTGGGCCCTTCCAGCAGCGCCGCCGTGCGCACGTTCAGCCGGGCGGCCAGATCGCGGGCGGGCCCTTCGGGACCGCCGGCCGCCCAGTCGTCGACCGCTTCCCGGAACGCCCGCATGTCTGCCATGGGCTGAGTCTGCGCCTTCGTGGATGCCGTGGCACGCGCTTTTCGGCGGCCACGGCCGCCCGCCGTCCCGGCCATCGCGCCGGGACGGCGGGCGGACGGCTGCTAGGCCGTCTCTTCCGGATCTTGTCGGGCCCGTCCCGCCCGGCACGGCAGCTCGCCGCATTGTCGGGGCGCCCGAGTACGTCCAGTACACGGGCGCCCCTCCGCCTTGCGCCGTACCGCACCGGACGACCCGGGCTGATCCGACAAGATCCGAAAGAGACGTCCTAGCCGTCGGTGCAGATCACGTCGTACGGGCGGCCGATGGCCATGGTCAGCTCGATGGGGTCCGTGGTGCCGGAGGGGCACTCGGCCTTCGTCTTGACGAGGCCGAGGACCTTCTGGGCGCCGGAGCCGCCACAGGCGATCTCCTTGGCCTGGTTGGTGACGCAGTCGCCCTTCACCAGCTGGCCGCCGCCGGCGCCCGCGTCGCCGGGGTGGTCGCTCGACAGGTTGCGGCCGCAGACGGTGTTGGTGGGGATGCCGCTCGACTTGCCACCGCCGTAGGAGATGCTCACGTCGATCATCAGGTCGGTGCCGGGCGGGCACTGGATGGCGCCCGGGAGGATGCTGGCCTCCTTGATGTCGATGGCCTTGAAGGTGGCCCCGGAGTCGGAGCAGCCCGTCCGCTTGTAGCCGTCGGGGGCCTTGGAGGGGTCGGGGCCGCCGCAGTCGCCGACCTTCCACGCGCTGGAGGTGTCGGAGGAGGACTCGGGGGATCCGGGGTCCTTGGCCGTGGGCTTGGCGGAGGGGGACGCCGAGGTGGACGCCGTCGGCTTGCCGTCGTCCTTCTTGTTGACCGACTGCAGCGCGAAGTAGCCGCCGACGACGATCAGGACGAGGACGATGACGGCGACGACATTGCCGCCCGAGCGGCGCCTGGGGGCAGGTGGCGGCGTTACCTGGTACGGGTTGGCCATGCGGGCTTCTCCTGCGGGGAAGGTGGTGGGGACGGGGTGTGACGCGCGTACGGTGACGCGTCATGTCCACCTCATGGTTCCACTGCGCAGGACTCGCGCGCGGCGGGGGTCCTCGGGCCCGGCGCCGCCCGCCCCGCCGGGTTCAGAGGACGGCCACCGGGGCGACCGGGGTGCCGGTGCCGCCGACGAACGGTTCCGGCATCGCCGAGAGGAGGAAGGCGTAACGATTCTCTTCTGCACAGGCTGTGGACAACTTTTCGAGGTTCCAGTTCTGGCCCTGGTGCATCCCCATCTCGACCAGGTCCAGGGCGTGCACGGGCAGCCACAGGTTCTCGATCTCCGGCGGGAAGATCTCGAAGGTCAGGGTGTCGTTCGCGACGGCCGCCACGTCCCGCGCGTGGAACCACTCGGGCGTACGGACCGACAGCCCGGGCGAGGGGAAGCCGTAGCCGTGCTTGTCGCCCGCCAGGTAGACCTGGATCTGGCCGGTGCGCACCAGCACGATGTCCCCGGCGCGGACGGTGACCCCGCCGAACTCCTCGGCCTCCGCCAGGTCCCCGGGGGTGACCGCGTGGTCGCCCGGCAGCCGGTCCAGCCCCTTCGCGCGTGCGACGTCGAGGAGCACCCCGCGCGAGACGATGTGGCCGGCCTTGTCGATGCCGCTGAACTCGGCGCGGCCGTGCGCCGTGATGGTGCCGGCCGGGCGGCCGTTGTAGATCTTCCCCGAGTGTGAGACGTGGGTGAGGGCGTCCCAGTGGGTGCCGGCCTGGAGTCCCATGCTCACGGCGTCGTCGCTGCACGCCACCGTGCCGGGGCCGAAGAGCTCCTGGTTGATCTGCACCATCGTGTGCAGCGGGTTGATCCGGCCGGGGATCATGCCGACCTGGACCCCGTCCTCCTTGAGCGGGAGGGCGAGCGGGATCCGGCGGCCGGTACGGATCTCCGCCGCGGCGCCGCGGACCACCTCGTCGGTGATCAGGTTCAGGGTGCCGATCTCGTCGTCGGCGCCCCATCGTCCCCAGTTGTTGACGCGCTTGGCGATGTCGTGGAACTCGGCGGGCAGGGTCATGGGCGTCGACAGCTCCTTGCGTGGATACGGCAACGACGGCAACGAGGGCTTGTGCAGGTGCATCTGACTACCCATAGAATCTAACGGTCCGTCAGAAATCGCGGGAAGGGGCCGGACGTGGGGAACTTCTTGGCAGGCAAGGTCGTCGCCGTCACCGGCGCCGGCCGGGGCATCGGGCGGGCCGTGGCACTCGCCGCGGCCGCCGAGGGCGCCAGGGTCGTCGTCAACGACTACGGCGTCGGGATCGAGGGCGCGGAGCCCACCAGCGAGATCGCCGAGGCCGTGGTGAAGGAGATCGTCGCCGCCGGCGGGGAGGCCGTCGCCGTCGCCGACGACATCTCCACCATGGCGGGCGGCCAGCGCCTCGTCGACACCGCGCTCACGCAGTACGGCCGCCTCGACGGGGTCGTGTGCGTGGCCGGCATCCTGCGCGAACGGATGCTGTTCAACATGTCCGAGGAGGAGTGGGACCCGGTCATCGCCACCCACCTCAAGGGCACCTTCACCGTCTTCCGCGCCGCCTCCGCCGTCATGCGCAGGCAGGGCTCGGGCACCCTGATCGGCTTCACCAGCGGCAACCACCAGGGCTCCGTCGCCCAGGCCAACTACAGCGCGGCCAAGGGCGGAATCATCTCGCTCGTCCGCTCCGCCGCACTGGGCCTGGCCAAGTACGGGGTCACGGCCAACGCCGTGGCGCCCGTCGCCCGCACCCGCATGTCCGCGAACGTCCCCATGGAGCTCAAGGAGATCGGCGAGCCCGAGGACGTGGCGGCCCTCGTCACCTACCTGCTCAGCGACCGGGCCAGGGCCGAGGACATCACCGGGCAGGTCTACACGATCGCCGGCCCGAAGATCGCCGTCTGGGCGCAGCCGCGCGAACTGCGCGCCGGATACGCCGAAGGGTCCTGGACGCCGGAGAAGATCGCCGACTTCCTCCCCGGCACGGTGGGCACCGACCCGATGCCGATGCTCGCGCAGCTGGAGGCCATGGCGAAGGCGGCGGCCGCCAAGGACCGCCCCAACGCGTAGCCCCGGCCCGGCCCGGACCGGGGCCCGGACCGGACCGGGGATCGGATCGGACTGGGTCGGACGGGACCGGATCGGACTGGACCAAGGGGGAGCGGCGTGGACTTCAGCTTCGGGGCCGAGGACGAGGAGCTGCGCGGGCATGCCCGGGCGTGGCTGACGGAGCACCTCGTGGGCCCGTACGCGCAGGCCGTCGGCCTCGGCGGACCGGGCAGCGAGCACGAGGGGGCCCGGGTCCGCCGGGCATGGGAGCGCGAGCTGGGCCGGGGCGGCTGGATCGGGCAGGGCTGGGAGGCCGACGGGTGGGGCAACCGCCGGCTCTCCCTGACCGGCCAGGTCGTGTGGGCCGAGGAGTACGCGGCCCTGCGCGCGCCCGGCCGGGTCGGCCACATCGGCGAGAACCTCCTTGCCCCGACGCTCATCGCCCACGGGACGCCCGAGCAGCGCAATCGCTTCCTGCCGGGCATCGCGCGGGGGGAGGAGCTGTGGTGCCAGGGCTACAGCGAGCCGGGCGCCGGCTCCGACCTCGCGGGCATCCGTACGGCCGGCGTACGGGACCCGGCCGACGGGCTGTTCCGGGTGACCGGCCAGAAGATCTGGACCTCGCTCGCCCACGACGCCGACTGGTGCTTCGTCCTGGCCCGCACCGAGCCCGGCTCGCGCCGCCACCGGGGGCTGTCGTTCCTGCTCGTACGGATGGACCAGCCCGGCCGCGTCGAGGTGCGGCCCATCCGGCAGATGTCGGGGACGAGCGAGTTCAACGAGGTGTTCTTCGACGGGGCGGTCGCGGCGGAGGTCGTCGGCGCCGAGGGCGACGGCTGGACCGTGGCCATGGGCCTGCTCGCCCTGGAACGCGGGGTCTCGACCCTGGTCCAGCAGATCGGCTTCGCGGCGGAACTGGAGCGCGTGCTGGCCGCGTACGCCGCGCGGGACGCCGCGGGCGCCGGGGACCCCGTACTGCGCGAGCGGCTGGTCCGCCAGTGGGCCGAGCTGCGCACGATGCGGTGGAACGCGCTGCGCACCCTCGCCTCCGCGGGGGATCCGGGCGCGCCCAGCGTGGCCAAGCTGCTGTGGGGCGGCTGGCACCGGCGGCTCGGGGAGCTGGCGGTGGCGGTCCGCGGCGCGGCGGCCACCGCCGG encodes:
- a CDS encoding amidohydrolase family protein gives rise to the protein MELGLPRIISVDDHVIEPAHLFDVWLPAKYRDRGPKALTAGIGELAYTGGKYVITMDPDGPPTDWWIYEDLKFPYKRNIAAVGFDRDDMTLEGITREEMRRGCWDPKARLADMDLNHVEASLCFPTFPRFCGQTFAEAHDKEVALACVRAYNDWMVEEWCGDSGGRLIPLCIIPLWDIDLAVAEIRRNAARGVKAVTFSEIPTYLGLPSIHSGYWDPFFAVCQETGTVVNMHIGSSSQMPAASPDAPPAVQASLSFNNAMASMMDFLFSGVLVKFPTLKLAYSEGQMGWIPYALERADDVWEEHRAWGGVRDLIPEPPSTYYYRQMFCCFFRDKHGIASLDVVGRDNATFETDYPHVDSTFPHTKEVALDHVKGLDDETVYKLMRGNAIRMLGLDLDR
- a CDS encoding acyl-CoA dehydrogenase, giving the protein MDLTYTEEEQDFRARLRGWLAKVLPELPAKPSPDDWPGRRAYDLGWQRRLHEAGYAGLHWPVDAGGRGATPTQHLIFLEETERAGAPYVGANFVGLLHAGPTIAAEGTAEQRARWLPPVLRGDEVWCQGFSEPGAGSDLASLRTRAVRDGDDYVITGSKIWTSHAEVADWCELLVRTRPVGAEVPKHRGISWLAMPMDAPGVTVRPLRTLAGSAEFAEMFLDEVRVPVANRVGAENDGWRVTMVTLSFERGTAFVGEVVACRRTLGELARAAKANGRWDDPVLRRRLGRLYGEFGALWRLTQWNVSEAGRSAGGVPGIGGSVFKLAYSHARQELYDTAAEVLGAASLSLDEEWVLDRLSSLSYTIAAGTSQIQQNIVAERILGLPKGR
- a CDS encoding alpha/beta hydrolase; its protein translation is MRSHEAADASPTAARTLGTAERTLGPAARRASCVGLVLAACLATTPALAGAAGAASAGAASAGAAGAGLDRYYQQRPSWGSCVTGPDDATGRELDRAGVQCADVTVPLDYAAPRGRTITVAISRLKATDTRHRIGAILLNTGGPGGPGRAYPPTARAAMKEVGARFDVVGFDPRFVGRSTPLDCGWPLGMTWLSAGADRAGFDRQVALQKGLADKCRATAASVLPHISTRNTARDMDVIRGALGERKISYLGYSYGTYLGTVYTQMFPGRHDRVVLDGAINPGDYRPRLLEGAERENEKALSDWAGWAAERHATYGLGRTRAEVLASVDRVVAAAARGPLTIGSGADAFRIDDSQVPLLLFSGIADDTEPARASFGELLSVLVAAAEGAPTTLPAGFAAELRYALRGEGEPTGVQSAIICGDVAAGRDPEQYWRDIERSRAAHPLFGPLTHNINPCAFWDRPREEPTRVKRDASALIVAATGDPRTTYKSSVELRRLLPSSRLITLEGANRHALYGTYGNACVDDQVNRYLATGRLPAKDRTCVQESD
- a CDS encoding acyl-CoA dehydrogenase family protein, with the protein product MDFSFGAEDEELRGHARAWLTEHLVGPYAQAVGLGGPGSEHEGARVRRAWERELGRGGWIGQGWEADGWGNRRLSLTGQVVWAEEYAALRAPGRVGHIGENLLAPTLIAHGTPEQRNRFLPGIARGEELWCQGYSEPGAGSDLAGIRTAGVRDPADGLFRVTGQKIWTSLAHDADWCFVLARTEPGSRRHRGLSFLLVRMDQPGRVEVRPIRQMSGTSEFNEVFFDGAVAAEVVGAEGDGWTVAMGLLALERGVSTLVQQIGFAAELERVLAAYAARDAAGAGDPVLRERLVRQWAELRTMRWNALRTLASAGDPGAPSVAKLLWGGWHRRLGELAVAVRGAAATAGPAAWETGLPYELGLDEEQRLFLFTRADTIYGGSDEIQRNIIAERVLGLPKESR
- a CDS encoding TOPRIM nucleotidyl transferase/hydrolase domain-containing protein, with product MADMRAFREAVDDWAAGGPEGPARDLAARLNVRTAALLEGPSDLAAVEALAARRGRDLAAEGVCVVSMGGAMSVARYTGLLGPPGLGLRLTGLCDENEQPFYDRALDRAGAPREGFFVCVADLEDELIRALGTTRIEDILRTEGELRSWQTFVRQPAQRDRPRQRQLRRFLGTTKGRKIRYGRLLAEALAPEEVPAPLDDLLAVL
- a CDS encoding SDR family oxidoreductase, translated to MGNFLAGKVVAVTGAGRGIGRAVALAAAAEGARVVVNDYGVGIEGAEPTSEIAEAVVKEIVAAGGEAVAVADDISTMAGGQRLVDTALTQYGRLDGVVCVAGILRERMLFNMSEEEWDPVIATHLKGTFTVFRAASAVMRRQGSGTLIGFTSGNHQGSVAQANYSAAKGGIISLVRSAALGLAKYGVTANAVAPVARTRMSANVPMELKEIGEPEDVAALVTYLLSDRARAEDITGQVYTIAGPKIAVWAQPRELRAGYAEGSWTPEKIADFLPGTVGTDPMPMLAQLEAMAKAAAAKDRPNA
- a CDS encoding acyl-CoA dehydrogenase family protein, with protein sequence MDFQPTEDQQHLRAGVRDLLAGRYGREALRASVDAAAGGGAGAAAGVDRALWRELGGAGFFALRLPESEGGVGLGLPEAVLVFEEAGRALVPGPLVATHLAAGVVPGAADGTAVVTAFDLDGPLVAHLGDADAVLGAAAVPAGEPVRSVDPLTPLHRVAAAGDVSAYRATGALLTAALQLGSALRTVELAVRYAGEREQFGQPIGAFQAVKHLCARMLVRAEVARTAVYAAAVTGGPGEVAAAKLLADEAAVQGARDCLQVHGGMGFTWEADVHLHLKRAWVRAEQWRTAAQAQELLAEELLAEALLAEELPATA
- a CDS encoding cyclase family protein: MTLPAEFHDIAKRVNNWGRWGADDEIGTLNLITDEVVRGAAAEIRTGRRIPLALPLKEDGVQVGMIPGRINPLHTMVQINQELFGPGTVACSDDAVSMGLQAGTHWDALTHVSHSGKIYNGRPAGTITAHGRAEFSGIDKAGHIVSRGVLLDVARAKGLDRLPGDHAVTPGDLAEAEEFGGVTVRAGDIVLVRTGQIQVYLAGDKHGYGFPSPGLSVRTPEWFHARDVAAVANDTLTFEIFPPEIENLWLPVHALDLVEMGMHQGQNWNLEKLSTACAEENRYAFLLSAMPEPFVGGTGTPVAPVAVL
- a CDS encoding ATP-binding protein; the protein is MQVLQVQLEVGADPAEVGRARRWARSRLAGSGIGDDEPLAETLILLISELVTNAVVHTGCPAVLRMLFGGPGVRVEVADASDRAPNRRQACGEDTGGRGLELVDGLADRWGWQREGAGKRIWCEIDRAEKSTSDCASERPSDGPSEIHTPPREPRVYL